In one window of Episyrphus balteatus chromosome 3, idEpiBalt1.1, whole genome shotgun sequence DNA:
- the LOC129917133 gene encoding uncharacterized protein LOC129917133, with the protein MEKHRDSLEDLHVVLVDFEKAFDRQPRDLIWVALRQRGVPETYVRIIMDMYDGAVTKVRCAAGVTEEFEITVGVHQGSVLSPLLFITVLDYLLQGKVTDPKVHQLFFADDGAIISEDPISLQRALDVWVR; encoded by the coding sequence atggaaaaacatcgagattccttggaggatttgcatgtggtattggttgattttgaaaaagcattcgatcgacaaccacgagatctgatatgggtggccctcagacaacgaggagttccggaaacctatgtgcggataattatggacatgtatgatggagcagttactaaagtaagatgtgcagctggagtcaccgaagaattcgaaatcacagtaggtgtacaccagggaagcgtcttgagtcctctgctctttattaccgttcttgattacctgcttcaaggcaaagtgacggacccaaaagtgcatcagttattctttgctgacgatggagccatcataagtgaagacccgatatccctgcaacgagcacttgatgtatgg